A window of the Natronomonas salina genome harbors these coding sequences:
- a CDS encoding GNAT family N-acetyltransferase: MSIDASLMLDSEEWNRLVDRSDQTTPFHRYEALEVIADHSGTTLYPYVGYKGQEPVGLFPVYAMERWPLRVAFSPPPDLEVSYLGPAQLNGSSPKQRKAERRHRRFVESVVEEVESEIEPHYSHVRSGTGYEDPRPFIWNGFDPTPRYTYEVDLSPDQDDLFMSFSSDVRKNVRKSEDFEYDLYEGDAADVEQIVSRVQHRHEEQDVSYNVTKAFARDLYRSLPDGTARAYVCERDGRFVGGKITLEDDETLYGWQTVADLDDDLPATDLIDWEVIKRAKDRGLERVDLVGANDKRLCGYKAKFNPRVRTHYTLEQGSVATDTLKHVYKRLR, encoded by the coding sequence ATGAGTATCGACGCGTCCCTGATGCTGGATTCCGAGGAGTGGAACCGGCTGGTCGACCGCTCCGACCAGACGACGCCGTTCCATCGCTACGAGGCACTGGAGGTCATCGCCGACCACTCGGGGACGACGCTGTACCCCTACGTCGGGTACAAGGGCCAGGAACCGGTCGGTCTGTTCCCCGTGTACGCGATGGAGCGGTGGCCGCTGCGGGTCGCGTTCTCGCCGCCGCCGGACCTGGAGGTGTCGTACCTCGGGCCCGCGCAACTGAACGGGTCGAGCCCCAAGCAGCGGAAGGCCGAGCGACGCCACAGGCGGTTCGTCGAGTCGGTCGTCGAGGAGGTCGAGTCCGAGATCGAACCCCACTACTCCCACGTCCGGTCCGGCACCGGCTACGAGGACCCGCGGCCGTTCATCTGGAACGGCTTCGACCCGACGCCGCGGTACACCTACGAGGTGGACCTCTCTCCCGACCAGGACGACCTGTTCATGTCGTTCAGCAGCGACGTCCGGAAGAACGTCCGGAAGTCCGAGGACTTCGAGTACGACCTCTACGAGGGCGACGCCGCGGACGTCGAGCAGATCGTCAGCCGTGTCCAGCACCGCCACGAGGAGCAGGACGTCTCCTACAACGTGACGAAGGCCTTCGCCCGCGACCTCTACCGGTCGCTCCCGGACGGGACAGCTCGGGCGTACGTCTGCGAGCGCGACGGGCGCTTCGTCGGCGGGAAGATCACCCTGGAGGACGACGAGACGCTGTACGGCTGGCAGACGGTCGCCGACCTCGACGACGACCTGCCCGCGACCGACCTGATCGACTGGGAGGTCATCAAGCGGGCGAAGGACCGCGGCCTCGAACGGGTGGACCTCGTCGGGGCGAACGACAAGCGGCTCTGCGGCTACAAGGCGAAGTTCAATCCCCGGGTCCGGACCCACTACACACTCGAACAGGGGTCGGTGGCGACGGACACGCTGAAGCACGTCTACAAGCGCCTCCGATGA
- a CDS encoding carboxylate--amine ligase: MDDAEEQSALIPTGFDAGSYTSVRSLAAEGVNPVVASEYTDVPAAASRFCEEFVRIPSPHEDLVAYRDALLGIAARPDVKTVLPLRPQDPYVFAKYADEFEPYVSLVTPPMETLRTVQDRLKLVETAEAAGVPAPETRLLSEVDDWGEQRIVKSRYNLLVDEYLPSLSPRDVLTVKSIEHVEAGDRPDVEAIQESMQHDPIVQEFVDSSDEYLFGALYDHGEALTTFQHRQVRGDSYRGGGGVYRESIDDPELEAVGRKLLDHMDYHGLACIEYMKDAETGEYVLTEINPRLWQSLPLAVEAGADFPLDYWYLATDQAELIEDGYETGVGSHLLYGEFQHLLSVVSDDSPIVDRPSVAGTVGTIASSCLQTPNFDVLKFDDPMPFLQGIGHFVRKRT, encoded by the coding sequence ATGGACGATGCCGAGGAGCAGTCCGCACTGATACCGACGGGGTTCGACGCGGGGAGTTACACGAGCGTCCGCTCGCTGGCGGCCGAGGGGGTAAATCCGGTCGTCGCCTCGGAGTACACCGACGTACCGGCCGCCGCCTCGCGGTTCTGCGAGGAGTTCGTCCGCATCCCGTCGCCGCACGAAGACCTGGTGGCCTACCGGGACGCGTTGCTCGGGATCGCGGCGCGGCCCGACGTGAAGACCGTCCTCCCGCTGCGCCCGCAGGATCCCTACGTGTTCGCGAAGTACGCCGACGAGTTCGAGCCCTACGTCTCGCTCGTCACGCCGCCGATGGAGACGCTCCGGACGGTCCAGGACCGCCTGAAGCTCGTCGAGACCGCCGAGGCGGCGGGCGTCCCCGCCCCGGAGACGCGCCTCCTCTCGGAGGTCGACGACTGGGGCGAACAGCGGATCGTCAAGTCGCGGTACAACCTGCTCGTCGACGAGTACCTGCCGTCGCTGTCGCCGCGGGACGTCCTGACGGTCAAGTCGATCGAGCACGTCGAAGCCGGCGACCGCCCCGACGTCGAGGCCATCCAGGAGTCGATGCAGCACGACCCCATCGTCCAGGAGTTCGTCGACTCCTCAGACGAGTACCTCTTCGGGGCGCTGTACGACCACGGGGAGGCGCTCACGACGTTCCAGCACCGTCAGGTCCGCGGCGACTCCTACCGAGGCGGCGGCGGCGTCTACCGCGAGTCCATCGACGACCCGGAGCTCGAGGCGGTCGGACGCAAGCTGCTCGACCACATGGACTACCACGGGCTCGCCTGCATCGAGTACATGAAGGACGCCGAGACGGGCGAGTACGTCCTGACGGAGATCAACCCGCGGCTCTGGCAGTCGCTGCCGCTGGCGGTCGAGGCCGGCGCCGACTTCCCCCTCGACTACTGGTACCTGGCGACCGACCAGGCCGAGCTGATCGAGGACGGCTACGAGACCGGCGTCGGCTCCCACCTGCTGTACGGCGAGTTCCAGCACCTGCTGAGCGTCGTCTCCGACGACTCGCCCATCGTCGACCGGCCGTCGGTCGCGGGGACGGTCGGCACCATCGCCTCCTCCTGCCTGCAGACCCCCAACTTCGACGTCCTCAAGTTCGACGACCCCATGCCGTTCCTGCAGGGCATCGGGCACTTCGTCAGGAAGCGGACGTGA
- a CDS encoding DUF354 domain-containing protein produces MRVQFDIAHPAHVHLFRNAVTSLAADGHTVAVTSREKEMTTDLLDAYDIEHTVLSTRRTGTLGTVGEWGAREVRTIRFARRFDPDVVVSRLVPTAVHAAKAAGAASVVFADTENVETVARVTTPLVDYFCTPESYQKDYGRVHRRHPGVQELAYLHPDRFTPDRDLLRDHGVDPDEPYFVLRFVAQDAHHDGERAGLRAGTKRDLVDALSELGTVYVSSEGDLPPGLDGHEIPVPPADIHHLLAEADVLATDSGTMAIEAGLLGTPAVRYESPANEGVLGALVEVQSRGLVDLATEDAALRDRTLELAESGDAGAEWTEKRDAYLEDAIDVTQYMLDVVEEAAHE; encoded by the coding sequence ATGCGGGTCCAGTTCGACATCGCACACCCGGCCCACGTCCACCTGTTCAGAAACGCCGTCACGTCGCTGGCAGCCGACGGCCACACGGTGGCGGTCACCTCACGGGAGAAGGAGATGACGACGGACCTGCTGGACGCCTACGACATCGAACACACCGTCCTCTCGACGCGCCGGACCGGGACGCTCGGGACCGTCGGCGAGTGGGGAGCCCGGGAGGTCCGGACGATCCGGTTCGCCCGGCGGTTCGACCCCGACGTCGTCGTGAGCCGCCTCGTCCCGACCGCCGTCCACGCCGCGAAGGCGGCCGGCGCCGCCAGCGTCGTCTTCGCCGACACCGAGAACGTCGAGACGGTCGCGCGGGTCACCACGCCGCTCGTCGACTACTTCTGCACGCCGGAGAGCTACCAGAAGGACTACGGGCGAGTCCACCGCCGCCACCCGGGCGTCCAGGAACTCGCCTACCTCCACCCCGACCGGTTCACGCCGGACCGGGACCTGCTCCGCGACCACGGCGTCGACCCCGACGAGCCGTACTTCGTCCTCCGCTTCGTCGCCCAGGACGCCCACCACGACGGCGAGCGGGCGGGACTGCGCGCGGGGACGAAGCGCGACCTCGTCGACGCCCTCTCGGAGCTCGGGACCGTCTACGTCTCCTCCGAGGGAGACCTCCCGCCCGGACTGGACGGCCACGAGATCCCGGTCCCGCCGGCGGACATCCACCACCTGCTTGCGGAGGCGGACGTCCTGGCGACCGACTCCGGGACGATGGCCATCGAGGCCGGGCTCCTCGGAACGCCCGCCGTCAGGTACGAGTCGCCGGCCAACGAGGGCGTCCTCGGCGCGCTCGTCGAGGTCCAGTCGCGGGGGCTGGTCGATCTCGCCACCGAGGACGCGGCACTGCGGGACCGCACCCTCGAACTCGCCGAGTCCGGCGACGCCGGAGCGGAGTGGACCGAGAAGCGCGACGCCTATCTCGAGGACGCGATAGACGTGACCCAGTACATGCTCGACGTGGTCGAGGAGGCCGCCCATGAGTGA
- a CDS encoding N-acetyltransferase, whose product MSSRADLGDDCTIHEGAVVSPPEVSGEPPRIGDGATVRSGTIIYPDVTVGEGLTTGHDALVREQTEIGDDCIVGTKTVIDGHTVVGDRVSMQTGVYVPSYTEIGSDVFLGPNAVLTNDPYPVRTDEDLEGPTIEDHVSVGANATINPGVTIGEGSFVAAGAVVTDDVPPGRLAVGVPAESRPLPDQLDGENDIR is encoded by the coding sequence GTGAGCAGTCGGGCGGACCTCGGCGACGACTGCACGATCCACGAGGGGGCGGTGGTCTCCCCGCCGGAGGTCTCCGGCGAACCGCCCCGGATCGGCGACGGCGCGACCGTCCGTTCCGGGACCATCATCTACCCGGACGTCACCGTGGGCGAGGGGCTGACCACGGGCCACGACGCGCTCGTCCGCGAGCAGACCGAGATCGGCGACGACTGCATCGTCGGGACCAAGACGGTCATCGACGGCCACACCGTCGTGGGCGACCGCGTCAGCATGCAGACCGGGGTCTACGTCCCCTCCTACACCGAGATCGGCAGCGACGTCTTCCTCGGACCGAACGCCGTCCTGACGAACGACCCCTACCCGGTCCGGACCGACGAGGACCTCGAGGGCCCCACCATCGAGGACCACGTCTCCGTCGGCGCCAACGCGACGATCAACCCGGGCGTCACGATCGGCGAGGGCTCGTTCGTCGCCGCCGGTGCGGTCGTCACCGACGACGTCCCGCCCGGACGCCTCGCCGTCGGCGTCCCGGCCGAGTCGCGACCGCTTCCCGACCAACTCGACGGGGAGAACGATATCCGATGA
- a CDS encoding Gfo/Idh/MocA family protein codes for MGQHHARVYRELPGVDLVGVYDVDHDQAMAVAEEHGTKPLSLDGLVETADVVSIVVPTAFHKEMAERAIESGTDILIEKPLAPTSEAAREIVDAADEADVTLQVGHIERFNPAVQAVSEFADELDPIALEAQRQGPPVDRDGDDDVVMDLMVHDIDVACALLDGEVTAIEATGTAGGDYVTASLTFDDHVVATMTASRVTAKKLRNMAVTADDCRVDVDYTSQDVTITRRTEPEYVAADDGLRFRSETLVEQPTVNNGEPLKEELSSFVESVREDTEPEVTGEDGRRVIELAERVRRELDNELVH; via the coding sequence ATGGGCCAACACCACGCCCGCGTCTACCGCGAACTCCCAGGGGTCGACCTCGTCGGCGTCTACGACGTCGACCACGACCAGGCGATGGCGGTCGCGGAGGAACACGGGACGAAACCCCTCTCGCTGGACGGGCTCGTCGAGACCGCCGACGTGGTCTCCATCGTCGTCCCGACTGCCTTCCACAAGGAGATGGCCGAGCGGGCCATCGAGTCGGGGACCGACATCCTGATCGAGAAGCCGCTGGCCCCGACGTCGGAGGCCGCCCGCGAGATCGTCGACGCCGCCGACGAAGCCGACGTGACCTTACAGGTCGGCCACATCGAGCGGTTCAACCCGGCGGTCCAGGCCGTCTCGGAGTTCGCCGACGAACTCGACCCGATCGCCCTCGAGGCCCAGCGGCAGGGCCCGCCGGTGGACCGCGACGGCGACGACGACGTCGTGATGGACCTGATGGTCCACGACATCGACGTCGCCTGCGCGCTGCTCGACGGCGAGGTCACGGCCATCGAGGCGACCGGCACCGCCGGCGGCGACTACGTCACGGCGTCGCTGACGTTCGACGACCACGTCGTCGCGACGATGACCGCCAGCCGCGTCACCGCCAAGAAGCTGCGGAACATGGCGGTGACGGCCGACGACTGCCGCGTCGACGTCGACTACACCTCCCAGGACGTGACGATCACCCGCCGGACGGAACCCGAGTACGTCGCCGCCGACGACGGCCTCCGCTTCCGCAGCGAGACGCTCGTCGAGCAGCCCACCGTCAACAACGGCGAACCGCTGAAGGAAGAGCTCTCCTCGTTCGTCGAGAGCGTCCGGGAGGACACCGAGCCCGAAGTCACCGGCGAGGACGGCCGACGTGTCATCGAACTCGCCGAGCGGGTCCGACGCGAGCTCGACAACGAACTCGTCCACTGA
- a CDS encoding PKD domain-containing protein, translating into MVVLSLLSVGLVAFAPTAAAQESDTYVVEQGDQCVEVDPITNRDQTVEEFYDYRSPYTEPTANDYSSHGTIEYQEHNTSVLMIYEGAEGTSLVVVHERLTQDGDERDTRGSSATFTVTGIDPGDSWAVEDDDYDEYADQDDEYVHSENSSEITWLWGQGRTDGGAYRGLADDAPVRIEPAFNDRANERYGGSPEYSGWVHDWKVVRSADPTDKEALGSMEQQVTIRAGTCGPDDPAKPNASLSAPENATTGDEITFDASDSEGDVDRYEWDFGDGTTIEDGSPTETHTYDTPRNYEVQVTAYDSSGGYSQATRTVNVTDPGPAGPTAWLSAPDTAATGDSVTLDASDSASNGSPEYGWTVEGSHEGTTEEATREIVFEEPGTYELGVTVTDEYGQDEATTTIEVVADSGGDGDAPLEASVTASEQTVEPGDEVTFDASDSEGDVDSYGWDFGDGTTVEDGSPTETHTFDSPGEYEVTLTVDGADGGTASETVTVIVEEPEQDRGAGDPGGGDSGTSDDSQESDDSDGSGSDSGTSDEDSKGSDGDTDQTTDEPAVSVGTPEGTDGDPERSATETDTPSETANGTDTGANETDSETSETDDDPGVVGDGAGFGPVTALLAAAGAVLLVRRRSE; encoded by the coding sequence GTGGTCGTACTGTCCCTTCTGTCCGTTGGGCTGGTGGCCTTCGCGCCGACGGCCGCGGCCCAGGAGAGTGACACGTACGTCGTCGAACAGGGCGACCAGTGCGTCGAGGTCGACCCGATCACGAACCGCGACCAGACCGTCGAGGAGTTCTACGACTACCGGAGCCCGTACACCGAACCGACCGCGAACGACTACAGCTCCCACGGCACCATCGAGTACCAGGAGCACAACACCAGCGTGCTCATGATCTACGAGGGCGCCGAGGGGACGAGCCTCGTCGTCGTCCACGAACGCCTGACGCAGGACGGCGACGAGAGGGACACCCGCGGGAGCTCCGCGACGTTCACGGTCACCGGCATCGACCCCGGCGACAGCTGGGCCGTCGAGGACGACGACTACGACGAGTACGCGGATCAGGACGACGAATACGTCCACAGCGAGAATTCCAGCGAGATCACCTGGCTGTGGGGCCAGGGCCGGACCGACGGCGGCGCCTACCGCGGCCTCGCCGACGACGCGCCAGTCCGGATAGAGCCGGCGTTCAACGACCGGGCCAACGAACGGTACGGCGGCAGCCCGGAGTACTCTGGCTGGGTCCACGACTGGAAGGTCGTCCGCTCGGCGGACCCGACCGACAAGGAAGCGCTCGGAAGCATGGAGCAACAGGTGACGATCCGCGCGGGCACCTGTGGCCCCGACGACCCCGCGAAACCCAACGCCTCTCTGAGCGCACCGGAGAACGCCACTACCGGTGACGAGATCACCTTCGACGCCAGCGACTCCGAGGGCGACGTCGACCGCTACGAGTGGGACTTCGGCGACGGCACCACGATCGAGGACGGAAGCCCCACCGAGACCCACACGTACGACACGCCCCGCAACTACGAGGTCCAGGTCACCGCCTACGATAGCTCCGGCGGGTACAGCCAGGCCACCCGGACGGTCAACGTGACCGATCCGGGGCCTGCAGGGCCGACCGCCTGGCTCAGCGCCCCGGACACCGCCGCCACGGGCGACTCGGTGACACTGGACGCCAGCGACTCGGCGTCGAACGGAAGTCCCGAGTACGGCTGGACCGTCGAAGGTTCCCACGAGGGCACCACCGAGGAGGCGACCCGCGAAATCGTCTTCGAGGAGCCGGGGACCTACGAACTCGGGGTCACGGTGACCGACGAGTACGGTCAGGACGAAGCCACGACGACCATCGAAGTGGTGGCTGACTCGGGCGGTGACGGTGACGCCCCCCTCGAGGCGTCGGTCACAGCGAGCGAGCAGACAGTCGAACCCGGGGACGAGGTCACCTTCGACGCCAGCGACTCCGAGGGCGACGTCGACAGCTACGGTTGGGACTTCGGCGACGGCACCACCGTCGAGGACGGAAGCCCCACCGAGACCCACACCTTCGACTCGCCCGGCGAATACGAGGTCACGCTCACCGTCGACGGCGCAGACGGTGGGACGGCGTCCGAGACGGTCACCGTGATCGTCGAGGAACCCGAGCAAGACCGGGGAGCGGGAGACCCCGGCGGCGGTGACTCCGGAACCTCGGACGACTCCCAGGAGTCGGACGATTCGGACGGATCCGGAAGCGACTCCGGGACGTCCGACGAGGACTCGAAGGGGAGCGACGGAGACACCGACCAGACGACCGACGAACCGGCTGTCTCGGTCGGAACTCCGGAGGGGACCGACGGCGACCCGGAGCGGTCGGCCACCGAGACCGACACCCCCTCCGAAACCGCGAACGGGACCGACACCGGCGCGAACGAGACCGATAGCGAGACGAGCGAGACCGACGACGACCCGGGCGTCGTCGGGGACGGCGCCGGGTTCGGGCCCGTGACGGCGCTGCTCGCGGCCGCGGGTGCCGTCCTGCTGGTCCGACGCCGGAGCGAGTGA
- a CDS encoding nucleotide sugar dehydrogenase, whose product MSETVESGGLYGTADDADEIGERFASGDVPVAVYGLGKMGLPIASVFADVSGNVTGADIDPDVVESVNAGESHVEGEPGLPELVSETVESGAFEAVTDPRAAAADATLHVIIVPTLLTDENNPDLAVVRAVVDDIAAGLDRGDLVVVESTVPPGTCRDVVEPRLAEESGLEADEFGLAFCPERTSSGRALQDIRGAYPKIVGGIDRESGRVAAAIYDRVTDNDVITVSDATTAEATKVFGGVYRDVNIGLANEFANYADGLDIDVREAIDASNTNPHSNILRPGPGVGGHCIPVYPYFLLNRFDVHSPIIQAARAVNDGMPTHVVGKLEGALEQHGTALRDATVLVLGVTYRAGVEETRNSPAVAILQQLSNAGAETVAVDPMLDDVDGVAELVSQDAAADRDLDAVVLVTAHEAFDDYDWDAHDDLVVVDTRAALDDVQFDHDRRVVGRADGD is encoded by the coding sequence ATGAGCGAGACAGTCGAGAGCGGCGGGCTCTACGGGACGGCCGACGACGCCGACGAGATCGGCGAGCGGTTCGCGAGCGGGGACGTCCCAGTCGCGGTCTACGGCCTCGGGAAGATGGGCCTGCCCATCGCGTCGGTGTTCGCCGACGTCTCCGGCAACGTCACGGGCGCGGACATCGACCCCGACGTCGTCGAGTCAGTCAACGCCGGCGAGAGCCACGTCGAGGGCGAACCCGGACTCCCGGAACTCGTCTCCGAGACCGTCGAATCCGGTGCCTTCGAGGCGGTGACCGACCCGCGGGCGGCGGCCGCCGACGCGACCCTCCACGTCATCATCGTCCCGACGCTGCTGACCGACGAGAACAACCCGGACCTCGCGGTGGTCCGGGCCGTCGTCGACGACATCGCCGCCGGCCTCGACCGCGGCGACCTCGTGGTCGTGGAGTCGACGGTCCCGCCGGGGACCTGCCGCGACGTCGTCGAACCGCGGCTGGCCGAGGAGAGCGGCCTCGAGGCCGACGAGTTCGGCCTCGCCTTCTGTCCGGAACGCACCTCGAGCGGCCGGGCCCTCCAGGACATCCGCGGTGCGTACCCGAAGATCGTCGGCGGCATCGACCGGGAGAGCGGCCGCGTCGCCGCCGCCATCTACGACCGGGTGACCGACAACGACGTCATCACCGTCTCGGACGCCACCACGGCGGAGGCCACGAAGGTCTTCGGCGGCGTCTACCGCGACGTCAACATCGGGCTCGCCAACGAGTTCGCGAACTACGCCGACGGCCTCGACATCGACGTCCGAGAGGCCATCGACGCATCCAACACGAACCCCCACAGCAACATCCTCCGGCCGGGGCCGGGCGTCGGCGGCCACTGCATCCCCGTCTACCCGTACTTCCTGCTGAACCGCTTCGACGTCCACAGTCCCATCATCCAGGCGGCGCGGGCGGTCAACGACGGGATGCCGACCCACGTCGTCGGCAAGCTCGAGGGCGCCCTCGAACAGCACGGGACGGCGCTGCGGGACGCGACCGTCCTCGTACTGGGGGTCACCTACCGCGCCGGCGTCGAGGAGACCCGCAACAGCCCCGCCGTCGCCATCCTCCAGCAGCTCTCGAACGCGGGCGCGGAGACGGTCGCCGTCGACCCGATGCTCGACGACGTCGACGGCGTCGCGGAGCTGGTCTCCCAGGACGCCGCCGCCGACCGGGACCTCGACGCGGTCGTCCTCGTGACGGCCCACGAGGCGTTCGACGACTACGACTGGGACGCCCACGACGACCTCGTCGTCGTCGACACCCGCGCCGCGCTGGACGACGTCCAGTTCGACCACGACCGACGCGTGGTCGGGAGGGCCGACGGTGATTGA
- a CDS encoding polysaccharide deacetylase family protein, producing MSDDAHLRPDVLDDHSFALCLSHDVDRPYKTHQALYYAVRDRDPWHLTSLLPGRNPYWTYEDVMDLEDDLGVRSAFYFLDEQRFFDRPVREWFSPETVQLYAGRYSLRDPAVVDLIHELDGGGWEIGLHGSYESYRDGDRLAAEKRRLEGVLGREVVGTRQHYLNLDVPETWYLQREAGLEYDASLGTATDPGFEHGYTVQRPFDDEFVVFPVNLMDVALPSEGDLAGAWETCEALLEEARENDAVMSVDWHPRSFSERDFPNYRTLYCRLVERALEMGAWVGPPGELYETLDHPATDDPTVEAGAVDGGRG from the coding sequence ATGAGTGACGACGCCCACCTCCGGCCCGACGTCCTGGACGACCACAGCTTCGCGCTGTGTCTCTCCCACGACGTCGACCGGCCGTACAAGACCCACCAGGCGCTGTACTACGCCGTCCGGGACCGCGACCCCTGGCACCTCACGTCGCTGCTGCCCGGCCGGAACCCCTACTGGACCTACGAGGACGTGATGGACCTTGAGGACGACCTCGGCGTCCGGTCGGCCTTCTACTTCCTCGACGAGCAGCGGTTCTTCGACCGGCCGGTCCGGGAGTGGTTCAGCCCGGAGACGGTCCAGCTGTACGCCGGCCGGTACTCGCTGCGGGACCCGGCCGTCGTCGACCTGATCCACGAACTCGACGGCGGCGGGTGGGAGATTGGCCTCCACGGTTCCTACGAGTCCTACCGGGACGGCGACCGACTCGCCGCCGAGAAGCGCCGCCTCGAGGGGGTCCTGGGCCGCGAGGTCGTCGGCACCCGCCAGCACTACCTCAACCTCGACGTCCCGGAGACCTGGTACCTCCAGCGCGAGGCGGGCCTGGAGTACGACGCCTCGCTCGGCACCGCGACCGACCCCGGCTTCGAGCACGGCTACACCGTCCAGCGCCCCTTCGACGACGAGTTCGTCGTCTTCCCCGTGAACCTGATGGACGTCGCGCTCCCGAGCGAGGGGGACCTGGCGGGCGCCTGGGAGACCTGCGAGGCCCTCCTGGAGGAGGCCCGCGAGAACGACGCCGTGATGTCCGTCGACTGGCACCCGCGGTCGTTCAGCGAGCGGGACTTCCCGAACTACCGGACGCTGTACTGCCGGCTCGTGGAGCGCGCCCTCGAGATGGGCGCCTGGGTCGGCCCGCCCGGCGAACTGTACGAGACGCTCGACCACCCCGCGACCGACGATCCGACGGTCGAGGCTGGGGCGGTCGACGGCGGACGGGGGTGA
- a CDS encoding alkaline phosphatase family protein, which yields MPATDFEGMRTLVVGIDGASLDVLADRGEDVVPAITDLLHSGVSGDLESQIPPWTPSAWPSIYTGVNPGKHGVFGFLRFEGYDWDVVNYTDVREHTVWELLSDHGYTSVVVNTPVTHPPSEFDGALVPGYVAPEEPACHPEGLLDELEAEIGEYRVYDDADDRNTDEEIAEGYEELVEMRGEAFRYLADEFDPDFGFLQFQQTDTAFHEHPENDAVVDAVYAAADREIAATLEACDPDVVLLVSDHGIGPYDGHEFRANSFLRDRGDVATTAGEGGMPSWSSIARNRLQDGEEGGQPDPSALERTMSMAAKVGVTSQRIETVVKALGLEDLAVRVAPTDAIRAASEQVDFAESRAYVRDRIELGVRINLEGREPAGVVPESEYESVRAELVDALSAVRTPDGEPVFESVVRREDVFDGPYLEEAPDIVVVPSEFDQYLSASLRDEQFGPPSEPWNHKLDGVVAAAGDVDDDASLAGAHIFDVAPTVLATFGLPAADRMDGLVLPVVDDVGSEPYPEYEGDDVTTEDEAVEDRLEDLGYLER from the coding sequence ATGCCCGCCACAGATTTCGAGGGGATGCGGACGCTCGTCGTCGGGATCGACGGAGCGTCGCTCGACGTGCTCGCCGACCGCGGCGAGGACGTCGTCCCCGCCATCACGGACCTCCTGCATTCGGGGGTGTCGGGGGACCTCGAGTCGCAGATCCCGCCCTGGACCCCCAGCGCCTGGCCGTCGATCTACACCGGCGTCAATCCCGGTAAGCACGGCGTCTTCGGCTTCCTCCGGTTCGAAGGCTACGACTGGGACGTCGTCAACTACACCGACGTCAGAGAGCACACCGTCTGGGAACTCCTGAGCGACCACGGCTACACGAGCGTGGTCGTCAACACGCCCGTGACCCACCCGCCCTCGGAGTTCGACGGCGCGCTGGTCCCCGGGTACGTCGCCCCCGAGGAGCCGGCCTGCCACCCCGAGGGGCTCCTCGACGAACTGGAGGCGGAGATCGGCGAGTACCGCGTCTACGACGACGCGGACGACCGGAACACCGACGAGGAGATCGCCGAGGGTTACGAGGAGCTCGTCGAGATGCGCGGCGAGGCCTTCCGCTACCTCGCCGACGAGTTCGACCCCGACTTCGGCTTCCTCCAGTTCCAGCAGACCGACACCGCCTTCCACGAGCACCCGGAGAACGACGCGGTCGTCGACGCGGTCTACGCGGCGGCCGACCGGGAGATCGCGGCGACCCTCGAGGCCTGCGACCCCGACGTCGTCCTGCTGGTCAGCGACCACGGCATCGGCCCCTACGACGGCCACGAGTTCCGCGCGAACAGCTTCCTGCGTGACCGCGGCGACGTCGCGACGACGGCCGGCGAGGGCGGCATGCCCTCGTGGTCGAGCATCGCTCGCAACCGGCTGCAGGACGGCGAGGAGGGCGGCCAGCCCGACCCGTCGGCGCTGGAGCGGACGATGTCGATGGCCGCGAAGGTCGGCGTCACGAGCCAGCGCATCGAGACGGTCGTGAAGGCCCTCGGCCTCGAGGACCTCGCGGTGCGGGTCGCGCCGACCGACGCCATCCGCGCGGCCAGCGAACAGGTCGACTTCGCGGAGTCGCGCGCGTACGTCCGCGACAGGATCGAACTGGGCGTCCGCATCAACCTCGAGGGCCGCGAGCCCGCGGGCGTCGTCCCCGAATCGGAGTACGAGTCGGTGCGCGCCGAACTCGTCGACGCGCTGTCGGCCGTCCGCACGCCCGACGGCGAGCCCGTCTTCGAGTCCGTCGTCCGTCGCGAGGACGTCTTCGACGGACCGTACCTCGAGGAAGCCCCCGACATCGTCGTCGTCCCGTCCGAGTTCGACCAGTACCTCTCGGCGTCGCTGCGCGACGAGCAGTTCGGCCCGCCGTCCGAGCCGTGGAACCACAAGCTCGACGGCGTCGTCGCGGCCGCCGGGGACGTCGACGACGACGCCAGCCTCGCGGGCGCACACATCTTCGACGTCGCACCGACCGTCCTCGCAACCTTCGGGCTTCCGGCGGCCGACCGGATGGACGGGCTGGTGTTGCCCGTCGTCGACGACGTCGGCTCCGAGCCGTACCCCGAGTACGAGGGCGACGACGTCACGACCGAGGACGAAGCCGTCGAGGACCGGCTGGAGGACCTGGGGTACCTGGAGCGATGA